The stretch of DNA TTCCGGCAAGAAAAAAGTTGCTCGAGCTTTTTCCGGCTTTCCCTGCGGCCAGTAAACCAATAGCGAGCGATAGCGCAAAGAAAGTGGCAATGATTCCCCAGTCGAATGAAGAGAGTTGCATGATTTTAAAACCGTGAAATACCGCAATTCTCAATAAATTCGGCACCTGAGTTATGAAGCCCTCTTTGTTGATACTTGCAGCCGGCTCCGGCAGCCGCTATGACGGGCTGAAACAATTAGACTCCCTGGGGCCCCATGGAGAGACTATCCTGGATTACTCCATAAGCGATGCCCTGCAGGCAGGATTTGGTAAGGTTGTTCTGGTAATCCGGAAAGATTTTCAAAAAGATTTTGAAGAAAAAATCGTCTCCCGCTGGAAAGGGAAAGCCGAAATTGTATTTGCTTATCAGGAAGTGAATCCGGTATTTCAAGGCTTGCAGGTTGCAAAAAGAGAAAAACCCTGGGGGGTCGTTCACGCTGTTCTTTCGGCTAAAGGTAAAATTCACGAACCTTTCGCAGTCGTCAATGCGGATGATTTCTATGGAAAAAACGCCTTTAAGCAAATGGCAGATTTCCTTCTGTCAAAATGTGCAGCAAACTTCTATGGACTGGTTGTTTATCCTTTAGGCCGTACCTTATCCGATTATGGCGCTGTTTCCCGCGGAGTTTGTGAAACTTCTGCCGCACACACGCTCACTGCCATCTGCGAGTTTAAAAATGTAAAGAAAACCCACGGAGGTATCACCGGAGTTTTCAACGGGCAAACTAAACCTCTCGCACCGGAAGCCTGTGTCTCCATGAATTTCTGGGGACTACATCCGTCATTCTTTGACCATGCACAAAAAATCTTTCTGGAGTTCGTCAAGCAAAACGCCAGCAATCCTCAGGCCGAGATGACGCTTCCTGATGTAATAGGCATCTTAATCGGCCAGGGAGTAGTGCGTGTTTCCGTGCTTCCCTGTTCAGAAGAATGGTTTGGCGTTACCTATCCCGAAGACAGGCCGGACGTCATCGGTAAACTGCAGCAGATAAATAAATCACCGAATAACGAATTTTGATGCCGATGGCCACTGTTTACAAACTCCGGCACCTCACCGGCAACAGGCTCAAAACCTTCTTAGCCGTTGCCGACCGCATCATCCCGGCTGATGATGATGCCCCGGGTGGCGGCACTATGCTCACTGCCGGCATCGTGGACTGGGCATTGGATAAGATGCCTGCGCCACTGCGCAAAAAGTTTCTGCTTTTCATCACAGTGATCGGACTGTCAGGCTATCTTTTTTCCGGAAAGCCATTTTCAAAATGCTCTCCTGAAACACAAGACCGCATATTGAAATGGCTTGAGAACAATCCGCTTCGTCTTTTCCGCATGGGTTTCTTCGGTGTGAAGACCTATGTGTGTATGGGCTACTACACAAGAGAAGACATCTGGAAGACCTTTGAATACGATGGCCCGGTGGTGAGTGAGCGGCCTTATGTAGATTCCGCAATCAGAGAGATGTGCAAGGGGAAGGTTGAAGTGATTGCCCCAGTTTGACAGACATACAATGCACTTAATTAATTTTTAGCAGTCTAACTTGCCATACATCTGTTTTCAGCGTATAGCAACCATCAGGTAAAAAAGGAAGTTGCAATAAAGTGGTTGTTCCACTCATTTTGCCGGAGGCAACAACTTGCCCATGAATATCCATTACTTCAAATAATCTATTTTCATCAGCGCTGCTGTTTATTATACTGAACATGCCCGTTGTGGATGGATTGGGGAATACGCGTATGAAATTTGCTGCATGTTGTTCAACAGCATTGATCGTAAAAGCGCCATACTTGGCAACATAGATGCTTGCCTGGCTGCCTGCTGTGAGTGGAGCGTACCCTGAACCGGGATCAAAATCCACAGTACCCAAAAATGTACCGGTAACATATTGATTCCCGTTTTCATCAATCACAATTGCGGTGCCTTCGTCATTGTTTGTACCTCCGATTGTTTCTGAGAAGATATACTGACCCGAAGAAGAATAACTGGCCATGAAAATATCCGCCAATCCGGTGGAAGTCAATGTGGCGGTTGCTTGACCGCGGTCAAAATCAACCGTGCCAGAGAATTTACCGGTCAGGAACAGGTTGCCTGACTGGTCAAAAATCAAATCATTTATCATACTGGCTATTGGGTAGTCAAATGATTTAGTCCAAATATGGTTGCCGGAAGAGTCAAAACATGTTACAAACCAGGCGTTGCTACCGGATGCAATATGTATCTCTTCTCCGGTGTCCGGATCAAAATCCACTGTATCGCGAAAAATGCCATAGCAGCAAATCCGGTTTTCTTTTATAGCAATACCGTAGCCCGAATCTCCTGATGTTCCACCGATATGAACAGCCCAAAGATAGTCTCCGGATGATGAGTATTTCGCAAGAAAAAAATCATCATTACCATTGGAAGTAAGACTTGCCGTTCCTGCTCCGGGGTCAAAATCGGCTGTGAGGTTGAACCACCCGGTAACATATACGTTACCGTCTTCATCAGTCGCAATGCCGCGCCCGGTGTCCCAGTCTGTACTGCCGATTCGGTGCGCCCACCGGAAATTGCCGTTTACATCGTAAGAAGCGACAAAGGCATCCCTCCATTGCGGTGCTAAATTGTATGCAATGCCCGATGGGTCAAAATCAACCGTGGCGCTGAATTCCCCTGTAATGTATATGTTGTTGTTTAAGTCGGTAGCTAAAGAAGCGGCTCCCTCGCCCTGAGTGCCTCCAAGAGATTTAGCCATCAGCAATGCGCCATTAGCGTCATATTTAGCGAAAAAAACATCGTCTCCTCCCTTGCTTATTAGCAGCGATTCACCCGGGCCCGGATCAAAATCCACGGTATCACCGAAAGAGCCTGCTATCAGGATGTTGCCATCGGCATCAATGGTTATGGCATTGCTGACATCATAATTTTTTCCACCTAACGCCAACGACCACACGTAAATACCATTAGAATCGTATTTGGCCAGAAAAATATCATTAAGTCCATTGGAAACCATGGACGAAGTTCCCGTTCCGGTATTAAAATACAGTGTATCACTAAAGTAACCGGTAACATACAGGTTGCCTCCGTTGTCATTAACCAGATCAAAACTCTTGGCAAATCCTCCGCCACCGGCCGAAGTCGCCCATTTATAACCCTGCGCATAACAGGCGTACGACAAGCACAGCAGTATGAAAGAGATAATTTTTTTGACAATAAACTTTTCTCTTAAGATGGGTGATGACTGTTCAGGCAGATGCATGTTCCTAATAAGATTTTTCTTTAAATAAGAAAAGATGAAACTACCGATAAAAATAACCCACTATAGTCACATGATTAGAGCTTCTTCTTTTTTTATTAAAAAAGTTGAGAGCGAACCGGAAGTGAAAAACAACGGCTTGAGCAGCAGGAAACATCCGCTCAATTTGTACATTTACTTTAAACAAGCAACTACGCTGAGAGAAAGAAACGATCTGAATAAAATGGAAATTACCGTATCATCCTCTGTGAATACCTTTGCACTTCAGCAGTTTTTTAATTACGTGAAATATCCTGAAGCGACTCAAAAAAGATGACGAAACAAACGGGTGTAAAATAAGTTGCTGAAGACTGCTACTATATTTGATTGCAGACAGAGACTCGAAAAAATGAAAAAAAATAAGTATTGATGCCGTCCCTTTCATACGACATCCTCATCATCGGCTCAGGCGCAGGGGGCGGCACCATCGCCCAGCGCCTCATCCCGCTTGCGCAGGCTGGCGCACGCATCGCCATCCTGGAATCCGGACCGCACTTTGACAAAAGCTATTTCACCCAGCGTGAGATAGAGATGCTTGACCTCTTTAAAGACCGTGGCGCCTGGCCCACCACCGATGGGGCTATCACCGTCAGCACCGGCCATGCCGTGGGGGGCAGCACGCTCATGTACACCGGGGTTACCTTCCGGCTGCCGGAGGAGGTCTGCCGGGAATGGAAGGTGGATGGCATCACTCCCGAAGACCTGAATCCCCGCTTTGACCGCCTCCTGGATGAGGTGCACGCCATTGAACCGGATGAATCCGTTTTTGAAAATGATAACAACCGCCTCTTCCGCGAAGGATGCCAAAAACTCGGCTGGCGCGTTGATAAATTCCACGTCAACGTGAAAGACTGCGAGGGCATGGGCTTCTGCAACCTCGGCTGCGCCAGGGGGCACAAGCAGGGCACCATTGAAGTGCAGATACCACAGGCGACAAAAGGCGGCATTGAGCTCATCCCCAACTGCACCGTAGAAAAAATCGCAAAGCAAAAAGTCTTCGCCACCATCAGTCCCGCACCCAAAGGCACCATCCCCGGCAAGCTCAGCGCAGGCGCCTACGAGTTTACCGCCAAAAAAATCATCCTTGCGGGCGGCACGGCCGGCA from Chitinophagales bacterium encodes:
- a CDS encoding nucleotidyltransferase: MKPSLLILAAGSGSRYDGLKQLDSLGPHGETILDYSISDALQAGFGKVVLVIRKDFQKDFEEKIVSRWKGKAEIVFAYQEVNPVFQGLQVAKREKPWGVVHAVLSAKGKIHEPFAVVNADDFYGKNAFKQMADFLLSKCAANFYGLVVYPLGRTLSDYGAVSRGVCETSAAHTLTAICEFKNVKKTHGGITGVFNGQTKPLAPEACVSMNFWGLHPSFFDHAQKIFLEFVKQNASNPQAEMTLPDVIGILIGQGVVRVSVLPCSEEWFGVTYPEDRPDVIGKLQQINKSPNNEF